GGGAGGCTGAATTGACGATAGTGACAACATATCTGGACTGCGACTAGGACACAAGTGAGAAGAGAGAAACGGAAAGGAGAGGGAAAAACGGGTGAGAAGAAATAAgcgatttttaagaaaaaaaaaaaagtgacatgTTACGTATGCTACAGATCGGTCCTGAATAGTGGCCGATCCATAGCACAGCTCGCTCGAAATATCGAAGACACTAGATTTGTTGTTTTTCcttgaatgattaaaaattaaaattcttaagtttttaatacttttataaaattttaatatatctttATGGAGTCCCAGGGGATGAATTTTGGTGATTACATGTGTTTGTATTAATTAGCAGGCTACAGTTGCAGATCTGCAGGAGGTGATTCATCGGCGAAGCAAGGCCCTTCTTGTTGGACTTTTTTATGCAAGCCTTTTAGCTTGAACGACTAATTTTGCTTTGTTATTCAGTTAGTTTGCATTTGGATAATGTgtattttcagatattctgTAACTAATATTGaaaatgtaattataaaatattaaatagtaaaaaaatataaataataataaaatattctattataaGAGATATTTTCCGTACACAAACTAGATCGTGTTACCTTCCACTCGTGAGTCTTGGGACTGATTTTATTGTCGATTTGAGAAAAAcacataatttctttattttgtaaaGGTGTTAATTTCATATAGAAACTCTCTTTTTCCTGACAGAGCTTCTCGCCCCCTTCTCTCCGTCCACCAAATCCCTCTTCAAACTATAAGTTTGtcttatatgaaattatttctttcaCCATTTCAGACTGTTATCGTTCTCTCATCATTTTCGTTCCAATCACCAAATTCCtgttctctttctctcaccaTTTTTGCTTCTGCCaccatttctctttctctcaccaTTTAAGATCTAAAGTCATGGAGATTCTAAAGAATCGCGAGTTTGAGTTTTTCTTACCCTTTGCCTTGTGGGTAAGCTTCAAATCTCATGCTCTGTGATGCGTAAAGTGTTTCATATGCCATTTCTACTGGTAGGTCTGATAGTTGGAGGTGCTTTCAAACGATTCAAGGCAATTTTATGAGAtgtgatatatatttaaatcgTTGTTATTGGGTTTTTAACTTCTTATTGATGCCTCGAGTCTATAATACTAGAAgttaattttttgttgtatttagaTTAGATTTAAGTTTAGACGTAGGTTTTGTGATATCTTAAGTTTCCATCGTCGATCGACTGTGTACTCGTAAATTTAATATCTTTCAAAATTTGTAGTGGGagattactttttttctttttctaattaacttttattaaaaaaaaaaaaagaaaataattcttcGTTTGATATCCATGCATGGCCAAGAGGTGGAAGCTTTCCTCCTTTCCCATTAACCagcattttattattatatagatagtATTTGGATTACCATTAATCTATATGCATTTTGGGCTGCTATTaagtttgtgtttgaatgttaaagtgaattgagttgagatgataaaatattgttagaatattatttttaaatattattattattttgagatttgaaaaagttgaattgtttattatattttatattggaatttaaaaaaattgtaatgatgagttaagatgagtttgagatccaaacgaagccttagaaGTAGTTGGCTAAAAttagagataaaaataaattatataaaaaataaaaatttattattatatagatagtatgtgaataatttaatataaaaattaattttgaatgaaataatcaaatacaaaattatgtgatattatataaattctGACTTTGCGCATAAACCAATGCCAACGGTACGACGTCGTCTTCATTCCTTTAAAATCGTCGCAGCAAGAATTCGAGAGATGATTCCTTCTTCCTAAAGCTAATGTCCGAAGCGCAACCTTCCtagaaataacttattaaatacatatttaattGTTGAACAACTCTGCGAACAATTCTCAGGAGGCTTATAGTGAGTTAAATGATATAAGtggagataaaaattaaaaattaaataaaatattattttttaggattattattattttaaaattttaaaaaattaaatatttattatattttatataaaaattaaaaaaaattttaatgataaaaattataaaattagatgagataaaacacttatTTTATCCGTCAAGACACCGAGACTTATTGAACGTTTTTTTGACAAAGTCAATTTCATATACCATTGAAAGTGTGTGCTGTGAATTCATGCAATTAGCTGAATAGAAAAATCTTGATAATTACATTGCAATTTCTTTccatcttatttttctttctttggggaTGTATCacggcttcgtttggttcctcaaatactctcaactcatctcaactcatcattacaattttttcaaatctcaaaataataataatattaaaaaataatattctaacaatattttatcatctcaactcaactcacttcaacatccaaacacaaccgtAGTCTTTATATTGAGAAGTTAATTTTCTGATACCATAGGAATcagaaattatctaaaaatattttagttaccaAACAGGCCATGAGCTacagaaaaaagttaaaactcaaACATCCCGAAGATaaggataaaaaattaaaagcaaaagaTTTTCGTTTATTCGTAGTCATCGATAAATCAAGACTCTCCTCAACAATCTAATAAGGTCATTCAAACTATTAATGTTGTTATCTTCTTTAGCAAGTAATAGAGAAATCTAGTACGACAAAAAGGATTTAAGATGACATTTCATGTACAGccattgtaatttttatcttctttctttttatcttatAAACAAACATATTTAGTAGGACACCCCACTCAGAATAGTTACTGGACATGAAGGTTTTCATGTACAGCAATTGAACATCCAAACGAGCAAGAAAATCAGCATGACCTGCATTACACTCCCTGAAAACATGCCGAACCACAATTTGTCAATGTGCATTCTATATATCGTTCgatctatttttaaaatgatattttttatgttacttaattttatttcaatctacttttttaaatgCATACCGATAAACATCATCTTTAGTACTCATGTCCTTGTATAACATTATAATTACCAGTCtcgaatatataaataacatatgCAAAAGTTGTATATATGACTCtcataaatgaaagaaattCTCATAGTTAACAAAACAAGATATATAAAAGAGCAAAATATAACTATTGAAGATTTTAGTGAaaccaaaaaatacaattaGATAGAATGACATACATAACCGTGAgattctcaaaattaaataagcctgtttgaataaaaaaaaatatacgaaaaaatatagtaattaaataaaaatattttcttagataaaagaacaaaatacCACACCATTAATAGATctgaaaaaaagtagataaaataaataaataatattttattattctagaGAGTTATATCTAATATAATGTATGCTTGATAAGTTTGATagctaaaatgaaaaaagtgacgtattttagttaaaatttatctaaaattttgaCTACACCAATggaatgtgaatgctctaataTTACACCTCTGGCCGCCTGCTGCGTGTGCTGACCAAGAAATGGTCGTACTTAAGTATAGCTCACGCAGAAGACATTTTCTACGTACGCGGGTCCGACTTGGAAGCTTCTTTGGAGATGGAAATGGAATTTTATTGGGACATCACTTCAGAAACGGAGTCCCATTTTGGCTGAGGAAGAGAAGTAAGAAATTAAGGCAGATTCAGGAATCCAATCCCTTATGTCAtgtaaattttcattaaaatagttaattaaaaatcactttttacctattttagttaataactttttaattacaCTTAGATATTTAAccctttattttattcttttatattcttttaatatattttcaataaatgTAAAGAAAGTTCATAACAGAATTAATtaggagaaaatatttaaggattGTTTAGTTATTTCACGATCAGCTTTGATGGAGAGAATGCCGTAAGACATGGGCACTGAAGCAGAGTCTAGCTGTTCGACTAACCCGTTTACTTGCTCATGAAGTAGAGATCACTCGAGGGAGACCAATTCAAATGATAAAGACGCAAGCTTCTGCAAATTTATTAGGAATCTTCGTACgaactcttattttattttattgtttaataatgatatccacataatataattttataacatatttcataatatattataaaatttacaaaactatcactctttttaaaatattattgtataaaatattataaaaaataatttatatttatcattttttaaaggaGGGGATATTGATATAGTCTAGATGCACAATGGATCCAAGCTTGGTACGGCTCACAAGTAATAGAGAAATCTAGTAGACTAGTACCACAAAAACGACTACGTCCGTTTGGATTAGatagagatgagttgatatgtaTTGAGATAGTTCGGTCTACGGATGCATTGATGGGAGGAAGCTTTGATTTGATTGCCTTTCTCAACTTGGTAGGGCTCGCGTAAATTTATGCCATCAATGTTAATAAATtgtatttggattgaaaattaaCGTTTGGATgttcatctcattttaaattttaatattaattcaatataaatatatttaattgagttttttatttaattattacaattatttcaaatttttaaataaaatataaaaaataatttaatattttcaaatctctaaataaaaattatattctaataaaaatttaattttataatattttaatttaaatctctCTATacctttcttttaaaattttataagatattttaattcaaaatattttaatattatttataaatttatttatccgATCTCAACATCTAGTTGTATACAATGGTCATGATTTCCATTGGGACTGAGTCAAATCACATTGGTTTGGAAAGTTGTCGCAGTACATTAATTACCTGACGCAGTATAAGTGGATGaatataagaaaggaaaaacttttCCTACCGAGTACTGTATATTATTAGGAAGGAATAGAatactatcttattactatttatttattatttataatttatttgaaactttttattattttatcattttcttttaagtatttttttaacattatgaatcattaaaaaaattaaaaaattatataattttattaatactcacgtccttaattattaaataaaaaaattaataaataaatagtattcttatcattttttatattattttgtgcgtgtatatatatgcattgcTGGGCTTTGAATCTGAATGCAGTTGTATCGATGTCGATGTATGCACAAATAAGATCACTTCTGGCTAAATGAAGGGAACAAAAAACTGACCGTACAAAAAACTAATAACGATTTATTacgaattatttataataaaaacaaataattaattatgacgaaaattaatttattttaataaaaaaatatcattttcattaaaataactTGTCTCAAatcaaacttttattttcttctaaaccaGGACTTAGTCATAAACACGCAACGTGGCTTTTACGCGAAAGTGATCGAGTGAAGTTGTTTGTAAGAGAGCTAGGGAACCCAAAAGATTAATCTTGGACTTGGAGGAAAGCTAGTTTGGGgtttctccctccctctctctctctctctctctctctctctctatgtgtcatgtatacacacatatatataattactaattaccGATTACGAAAGTGATCATGCACGATGAGTAATTTCGGAGATAAAAGTACCATGTACAAATAATCATATGAACATACACATGTAGTACACCATTTCAATTATtggtatttacaaaaaaaacataaatatacatataatatatcacatgaAATCACCATCTTATTTCACAAAATAGATCAGCTTGAAACTACTGATTCAATCAAAGCAGTAAACCCAGAAATTGGATCTCCAAAGATAGCTGAAATAATGAGCTTGAGAGCCAATTTCGCTATCTTCCAATATTTGCTAGCCTTCTTTGATCTGTATGAGCTTCCTTCACTTTGTTGTACTATGTCCTCGTTCGGAACTTTGATTTGAATCGCCATGTTACTCAATATCTGATCATTCACATCATTATGTCCATCAAAATAACCCTTCCTCCAATTCTCAATTACCAAGTCCTTCACGCATGCTACATGATAGCAATATTTGCCACAGGTAGATTCATAGGACCAGCCCCTGAACCCTTTAGAAATTTCCTTACTTCCACATTTCTGGCATTTTGAGGAGACCATGTCACTGAGGTGCAGTTTCACCCCATCACCAATCAAGGTGCGTGGAAGCTTCATGCAACATGGGTGTAGGTCATGCGCTTCCTTATGCAAACATTGGTAAACAAACCCTAGCACATCCTTCCCACAAGCATCACAGTATCTAGCCCTATTTCCTGGCGCGTTTTCATAAAATCTGAAGTCGCACTTACGGAATAATGGGTGGAAAGCAGATGAGTCGGGCATCGCGCACTCCTCGTGGAGATGGAAATTGCAGTCTTCGCATTGGTAACATCGTCTAAAACCCAATTCTTTGCATCCATCGCACTTGTATGGTGCTTGGGGGGAATCGACTAGCATCAAATCATCGTGGGGGTGGCTCAAATGCTTAATCTTGGTATACTTCATATCTATATATGCGTCAAAAGATTCTGGTTTCCACGTTCGATCTATATAGTGCCGAGTTCCTGATCATGTAACAGACTGTGTAATTAATAAGGTGTCAATGTTGATCGCTTAATATTGCCAAGAAAtctaattaagaaaacaaaCGAGAGAAAATCTCAGCGAAGATTTTATCTGTAGATCATGAATGAGTACATGAATTATCTGTTTTTTGCAGCAGGAAAAAATGCTATCTAGGCCGGCTtgttatgcatgcatgaattaCCAACTTGATGATGGCCCCAGAATTAAGTAGATTTCACCTTCATAGTGTTGTACCTTAAAGTTGTTATTCATTTTACGCATAtgttcataaatacatatatatatatatatatatatgtcagtcgtcacattaatattttatctttgtaattttttatatgggtcTGCATGTCAACAGTTTTTGGTCAGAATTTCTTTCCCAAAGGCCGGCCAACGTCAAGAACTCTCAGATCTAAAGAAAAACATATCAACaagacatgcatatatatatttaacttgaaaaatgtaattaattatattatctccTGGCATTAGAGTTGATGAAGTATCAaagtaatttcatatatttttaacatgaaaaatgtaaatttagatgatttatataataaacaCTATTTTACAAACAGAAATA
This window of the Juglans regia cultivar Chandler chromosome 12, Walnut 2.0, whole genome shotgun sequence genome carries:
- the LOC109022265 gene encoding uncharacterized protein LOC109022265, with the translated sequence MKYTKIKHLSHPHDDLMLVDSPQAPYKCDGCKELGFRRCYQCEDCNFHLHEECAMPDSSAFHPLFRKCDFRFYENAPGNRARYCDACGKDVLGFVYQCLHKEAHDLHPCCMKLPRTLIGDGVKLHLSDMVSSKCQKCGSKEISKGFRGWSYESTCGKYCYHVACVKDLVIENWRKGYFDGHNDVNDQILSNMAIQIKVPNEDIVQQSEGSSYRSKKASKYWKIAKLALKLIISAIFGDPISGFTALIESVVSS